The nucleotide sequence CGCATCGGGCCCCGAGCCTCGGACGCCCGACGCCCCCCGCCGCCGCAAAAAATTAGCGAGCTTTCTGCACTATTAGCGAGTCCAAACTCGCTATTCGTGCGAAAAGCTCGCTATTTGCCCGAGGGCGAGCTGCAGGGGCGGCCTTCGGGAGCTAGGCGGCCGCCGCAGGCGAGTAGGCGCCGTCACTGGTGCGGCGAGCTTCCCGCATCGGGCCCCGAGCCTCGGACGCCCGACGCCCCCCGCCGCCGCAAAAAATTAGCGAGCTTTCTGCACTATTAGCGAGTCTAAACTCGCTATTAGTGCGAAAAGCTCGCTATTCACCCGAGGGCGGGCTGCAGGGGCGGCGCTTCGGCGGCTGCCGATGCGGACGGCGCTCAATAGCGCCGCCCGACCGCGGCCAGCCGCAGCCCCCGCCCCCCCGCCGCGCGGCTTACTTCGCCGGCTCGGACTGCGCCGCGAGGCGCTCGAAGTACGCCGGCGTCGGATCGAGCGAGTCGCCGCCGTCGTCGCGCTTCGGATTCTCTCTCCGGTACCATTGCCGGAAGACGTAAACCAGGATCGATCCGTACACCGTCTCCTGGATCAGCTTCATCAGCACGCCGCCGAGCTTCTGATCCTCGAGCGGCGGCATCCACGCCAGCGACTGCGGGCCGCTGAACATCTCGAGCAGCACCGTCGCGCCCTGCGGTACGCAGTAGCCCATCGCCGTCGCCCACAGCATCGGGTCCGTGTACGTGCCGTACATTGGCGAGCCCGAGAAGATGATCAACGCGCACGCCGGCATGAGCAGCACACTGTTCGCGAAGATGTACCCCATCTTCTTGAACCCTTCGAGCTTGTCGATCGTCGACACTGGGCAAATAACCGGGAACCACATAAGCAGCGCCGTGATCATCAACAGCACGTAATACGCCGTATGCAGCGCGAAGTTCGTCATGACGTAATCATGCACCGTCGGCACATGATATATCGAGAACGCCATGTTGAACAGCAGCAGCGTCACGATCGGGTTGATCAGGAACTTCAACCCGCGCGCGCCCGGCAGCCGAGCGATCGGCCGCAGAAACCATTCCGGCGTGCCCGCGAGCAGCATCGGCGCCGCGATAATGTACGCGAACGACATGCCGAGCATATGGAACGTGAACATCATATGACCGAGCAGGTCGATCGGGCTGCCGAACGCCGCGTACAAGAAGAACAGACCGCCGAGGAACCACGCCTTCTTCACTGCCGGGACCGGCTCCGCCCCGGGGATGCGCGCGCGGCCCGGGCCGGTGACGTACAAGTACCCTGCGCCGGCGGCGACGAACAGCAGCAGCGTGACCGGACTCCACAGCGAAGCCCAATCGAAACCGACCAATCCGAACATCACGAGTACCTCCTTGGCATAATTCAATCAATAGATGACGGGAGCGGCACTCCCTCCGGGAACCATACACCGTCGCCCCGGACAAACCTTATTGAACCTAGCGGCGCCGCGGACAAACAGACAGGCGGCGATCCGTTTGACCGAACCTCCGCCTGCCCGCAGCACTACGCCGATATATTTACCCGAAACCTTACTCGTTTACCACCAGGACCAGAGCAGACCGGCAGCCGCCGCCGTCAAAGCGACGAAGAAGCCGAACGCAATGCCGAAAATCGGCCAGGAATGCCCTTTGTCCTTCATGTGCATCCAGAACGCCAACTGTACGACGGCCTGGAAAATCGCCAACGCGATGATGAAGAAGTACACGAACCAGTGCTCGACGTGCGTCTCTTCCTCTACCAGGGAGTAAGCGACCGCGACGAACGCGAACGCCGTCAGCAAAATCGAAAGCGCGAAGGCGAGCAGATGGTTCTTGGGACCTTCGTGGCGATGCTTGCGGCGAGCGTTCACGTTACTCGACGAATCGTTATGCGATAACGTATGATCGGCCATTCCGGATCACCCCATCTTTCCCATGAGATAAACGATCGTGAAGATGAACACCCACACGACGTCGATAAAGTGCCAGTACAGCGACGCGACGTACACCTTCGGCGCCGTAATCGTCGTGAGGCCCTTCTTGCCGAGCTGGAAGATCAACAGCGTGATCCAGAGCACCCCGAACGCGACGTGCGCGCCGTGGAAGCCGACCAGCGAGTAGAACGACGTACCGAAGGCGCTCGAGTTGAACTGGTGACCTTCGTGCACGTAGTGAATGAACTCGTAAATCTCGAGGGCCAGGAAGCCCAGGCCGAGAGCTACCGTGACGCCGAGCCACAGCATCATCTGCGGCACGTTGCGGGCGTGCATCGCTTGGATCGCGAACACGCTCGTCAGCGACGACGTGAGCAGGATGAACGTCGCCCAAGCGACCAGAACGAGGTCGAACAGATGCGCGCCGTCCGGGCCGCCCATCGTGTTGTGGCGCAGCGCCATGAACGTGGCGAACAGGGTGCCGAACAAGACGCACTCGCCGCCGAGGAACAACCAAAATGCCAACAGTTTATTGCGACCTTCCAAGGTCGCGCGCTCCGGCTCGTGAGGCAGTTCGCCGGCGACGCCGTGCGCGTGCGGATCAACGTGAGTTACGCTGCTCATGCCGAAGCCCCCTTATCCTCAGTCGGATCGATATGCATGCCGTGATCGTCGTAAACCGAACGCAGGAACATGCAGAAG is from Paenibacillus sp. and encodes:
- a CDS encoding cytochrome (ubi)quinol oxidase subunit III gives rise to the protein MSSVTHVDPHAHGVAGELPHEPERATLEGRNKLLAFWLFLGGECVLFGTLFATFMALRHNTMGGPDGAHLFDLVLVAWATFILLTSSLTSVFAIQAMHARNVPQMMLWLGVTVALGLGFLALEIYEFIHYVHEGHQFNSSAFGTSFYSLVGFHGAHVAFGVLWITLLIFQLGKKGLTTITAPKVYVASLYWHFIDVVWVFIFTIVYLMGKMG
- the ctaG gene encoding cytochrome c oxidase assembly factor CtaG, with translation MFGLVGFDWASLWSPVTLLLFVAAGAGYLYVTGPGRARIPGAEPVPAVKKAWFLGGLFFLYAAFGSPIDLLGHMMFTFHMLGMSFAYIIAAPMLLAGTPEWFLRPIARLPGARGLKFLINPIVTLLLFNMAFSIYHVPTVHDYVMTNFALHTAYYVLLMITALLMWFPVICPVSTIDKLEGFKKMGYIFANSVLLMPACALIIFSGSPMYGTYTDPMLWATAMGYCVPQGATVLLEMFSGPQSLAWMPPLEDQKLGGVLMKLIQETVYGSILVYVFRQWYRRENPKRDDGGDSLDPTPAYFERLAAQSEPAK
- a CDS encoding cytochrome C oxidase subunit IV family protein produces the protein MADHTLSHNDSSSNVNARRKHRHEGPKNHLLAFALSILLTAFAFVAVAYSLVEEETHVEHWFVYFFIIALAIFQAVVQLAFWMHMKDKGHSWPIFGIAFGFFVALTAAAAGLLWSWW